One Thauera sp. K11 DNA window includes the following coding sequences:
- the rsmB gene encoding 16S rRNA (cytosine(967)-C(5))-methyltransferase RsmB — protein sequence MRLPADSLGYALQASARLVAEVLDGANLTDGFERMQQAHPDWAEGTRGAVRDLAWSTLREYGRGDAVLRHLLHAPPPSFVRALLLVAVHRLGQRPEQAHTVVDQAVQAVAAEMPGMRGMVNAVLRNALRQKASWADWIGVDEAARHAHPRWWLERLRRSHPERWEAVLDAGNQHPPMALRVNRRRMTVDEALAMLQQAGVPGHRLENDAVLLERPVAVARLPGHGEGLLSVQDAGAQWAARLLDARDGERVLDACAAPGGKSAHLLERADVDLLALELDPQRAERIGRNLARLGLAAQVRVADCRDLHAWWDGRPFDRILADVPCSASGVARRHPDIKWLRRDEDIGRFAAQQAEILDALWQTLAPDGTMLYVTCSVFDEENRLQIARFRARHGDAEQLPIDNRPDCQLFPNAEHDGFYFALLRKSR from the coding sequence GTGCGGCTGCCCGCCGACAGCCTGGGCTACGCCCTGCAGGCGTCGGCGCGCCTCGTCGCGGAGGTGCTCGACGGCGCGAACCTCACCGACGGCTTCGAGCGGATGCAGCAGGCGCATCCCGACTGGGCCGAAGGCACGCGCGGCGCGGTGCGCGACCTCGCATGGTCGACGCTGCGCGAATATGGCCGCGGCGATGCGGTGCTGCGGCATCTGCTGCACGCCCCGCCGCCTTCCTTCGTGCGGGCCTTGCTGCTGGTGGCGGTGCATCGGCTGGGGCAACGTCCCGAGCAGGCGCATACCGTCGTCGATCAGGCAGTCCAGGCCGTGGCGGCGGAGATGCCGGGGATGCGGGGCATGGTCAATGCCGTGCTGCGCAATGCGCTGCGGCAGAAGGCGTCATGGGCGGACTGGATCGGAGTCGACGAAGCGGCCCGCCATGCGCATCCGCGGTGGTGGCTGGAAAGGCTGCGGCGATCCCATCCGGAGCGGTGGGAGGCTGTGCTCGATGCCGGCAACCAGCATCCGCCGATGGCGCTGCGCGTGAATCGCCGCCGCATGACGGTGGATGAGGCGCTCGCGATGCTGCAGCAGGCCGGCGTGCCCGGGCACCGGCTGGAGAACGACGCGGTGCTGCTCGAGCGGCCGGTCGCGGTGGCGCGCCTGCCCGGCCACGGCGAAGGGCTGCTGTCGGTGCAGGACGCCGGCGCGCAGTGGGCGGCCAGGCTGCTGGACGCCCGCGACGGCGAGCGCGTGCTGGACGCTTGCGCCGCACCCGGCGGCAAGAGCGCTCATCTGCTCGAGCGCGCCGATGTCGATCTGCTGGCACTGGAACTCGATCCGCAGCGTGCGGAGCGCATCGGGCGCAACCTGGCGCGCCTCGGCCTTGCCGCGCAGGTGAGGGTCGCCGACTGCCGCGACCTGCACGCGTGGTGGGACGGGCGGCCGTTCGACCGCATCCTCGCCGACGTGCCGTGTTCGGCGTCCGGCGTGGCGCGCCGCCATCCCGACATCAAGTGGCTGCGCCGCGACGAGGACATCGGCCGCTTCGCCGCGCAGCAGGCGGAGATCCTCGATGCGCTTTGGCAGACGCTGGCGCCCGATGGCACAATGCTTTACGTCACCTGTTCGGTATTCGACGAAGAAAACCGGCTGCAGATCGCGCGTTTCCGCGCCCGCCACGGCGACGCCGAACAGCTTCCGATCGACAACCGCCCCGACTGCCAGCTCTTCCCCAATGCCGAACATGACGGCTTCTACTTCGCCCTGCTGCGCAAGTCTCGCTGA